The Branchiostoma floridae strain S238N-H82 chromosome 10, Bfl_VNyyK, whole genome shotgun sequence genome has a segment encoding these proteins:
- the LOC118424623 gene encoding ankyrin repeat and SOCS box protein 8-like — MTMWYIMENTQTCYELNERLIHVICDWEICTKDDVEDLINKGADINCVHGTLRPLHCACMVSDARCAEMLLERGADVNSKDGYGRTALHYAAEKDSNCVSILLQHGAFINAPDGNQDTPLHWAAFRNNAPCLKVLLQHGATVNSLDYNSDTPLSWASMKGNLEAVEILLQYGAEVQTENYNGYSPVYRASLIQARGLNNTNDDESLNLLIRASGQFDLRNDNGQMPNEIVRDNQLCDRLLELSNNPRTLKDLCLYKIRKSIGETYLPKAVKKLPLPEYLKRFLCLKN, encoded by the exons ATGACCATGTGGTACATCATGGAGAACACCCAGACCTGTTACGAGCTGAACGAGAGGCTGATCCACGTGATCTGTGACTGGGAGATCTGTACCAAGGACGATGTGGAGGACCTGATCAACAAGGGCGCGGACATCAACTGTGTCCACGGGACTCTGCGCCCGCTACACTGCGCCTGTATGGTCAGTGATGCTCGCTGTGCGGAAATGCTCCTGGAGAGAGGAGCTGAT GTAAATTCCAAGGATGGCTATGGCCGTACAGCTCTTCACTATGCTGCTGAGAAAGACTCCAACTGTGTCTCCATCCTCCTACAGCACGGAGCGTTCATCAACGCACCCGACGGGAACCAAGACACGCCCCTGCACTGGGCTGCCTTCCGCAACAACGCTCCGTGTCTTAAAGTCCTCCTTCAACACGGAGCTACAGTCAACTCCTTAGACTACAACAGCGACACCCCTCTCAGTTGGGCGTCTATGAAGGGGAACCTCGAAGCCGTGGAAATCCTCTTACAGTACGGCGCCGAAGTCCAGACCGAAAACTACAACGGGTATTCGCCGGTGTACCGGGCTTCTCTCATCCAGGCTCGTGGGCTGAACAACACAAACGACGACGAGAGCCTGAACTTACTGATCCGAGCGTCGGGACAGTTTGACCTCCGGAACGACAATGGACAGATGCCCAATGAAATTGTGAGGGACAACCAGCTTTGCGACAGGCTTCTAGAGCTGTCCAACAACCCAAGGACTCTTAAGGACCTCTGCTTATACAAGATAAGGAAATCTATAGGAGAGACTTATCTCCCGAAAGCTGTGAAGAAGTTACCACTTCCGGAGTACCTGAAGAGATTTCTTTGTCTGAAGAATTGA